From one Pedobacter faecalis genomic stretch:
- a CDS encoding PAS domain S-box protein: MRDKSTANFDLEYFFDLSPDLLCVAGYDGFFKKINPAVCNTLGFSSEELLSAPIQTFVHPEDRELTLRKQEEVRKGSTLFQFENRFMTKEGAIVWLMWTSVRIARDEVIFAVAKDITTRKRAEQDKHASDIIGHLNSEQMKRFTAEMDILRPTDDSNLKWLGTPSPLSQKDQAWLNQLEAVVRNHTKTLKVNLNKISADMAMSERQLFREVSRIMGTTPNRLVCIIRLHLAWEAIASRKYRTIDEVARIAGYSSTPHFKKLFNNVYGIDISELI; this comes from the coding sequence ATGAGGGATAAATCTACTGCTAATTTCGATTTAGAATATTTTTTTGACCTATCTCCCGATTTACTATGCGTGGCGGGGTACGATGGCTTCTTTAAGAAGATAAACCCTGCTGTTTGTAATACATTAGGCTTTAGTAGTGAGGAACTTTTGTCCGCTCCCATTCAAACCTTTGTGCATCCGGAAGACAGAGAGCTTACCCTTAGGAAACAGGAGGAGGTAAGGAAGGGTAGTACGCTGTTTCAGTTTGAAAACCGTTTTATGACCAAAGAGGGCGCCATTGTGTGGCTGATGTGGACCTCGGTTAGGATAGCGCGCGACGAGGTAATCTTCGCTGTCGCGAAGGACATTACGACAAGGAAGCGCGCAGAGCAAGATAAGCATGCATCTGACATTATTGGCCATTTAAACAGCGAACAGATGAAGCGCTTTACCGCGGAAATGGATATTCTGAGACCGACCGATGACTCGAACCTAAAATGGTTAGGAACACCATCGCCTTTGTCCCAAAAAGATCAGGCATGGCTGAACCAGTTGGAAGCAGTAGTCCGGAACCACACCAAAACCCTAAAGGTAAACCTGAATAAGATCAGTGCTGATATGGCCATGAGCGAGCGTCAGCTGTTCAGAGAGGTAAGCCGCATTATGGGAACAACGCCCAACAGGCTTGTTTGTATTATCAGGCTGCATCTTGCATGGGAAGCCATTGCTTCAAGGAAGTACCGCACCATAGATGAGGTAGCCAGAATTGCCGGCTACTCGTCGACCCCCCATTTTAAAAAGCTGTTTAACAATGTTTACGGAATTGATATATCAGAATTGATCTGA
- a CDS encoding Lrp/AsnC family transcriptional regulator, which yields MDELLDETDLKLLRLLGEDSKITTKDLAAQVNLSPSPVFERVKRLETKGFIKKYIALIDAEKLDYGLIVFCNIRLKQHDKSIGHDFVSEIMKLNEVVECYNISGDFDFLLKVLAKDMKHYQDFVFNKLGSVKSIGSTHSTFVMCENKNTYNIRF from the coding sequence ATGGACGAATTGTTAGATGAAACAGATCTTAAGCTTTTAAGGCTCCTGGGCGAAGATTCCAAGATTACCACAAAGGACCTGGCCGCACAGGTAAATCTCTCGCCATCGCCGGTTTTTGAAAGGGTGAAGCGACTTGAGACTAAAGGCTTCATTAAAAAGTATATCGCCTTAATTGATGCCGAAAAGCTGGATTATGGCCTGATCGTTTTCTGCAACATCAGGCTAAAGCAGCATGACAAGAGCATTGGCCACGATTTTGTTTCGGAGATTATGAAACTTAATGAGGTGGTTGAGTGCTATAATATATCTGGTGATTTTGATTTTCTTTTAAAAGTACTGGCAAAGGATATGAAGCACTATCAGGATTTTGTGTTCAACAAGCTCGGTTCGGTTAAGAGCATCGGAAGTACGCACAGCACCTTTGTGATGTGTGAGAATAAGAATACGTATAATATACGGTTTTGA
- the metE gene encoding 5-methyltetrahydropteroyltriglutamate--homocysteine S-methyltransferase produces MLTQNLGYPRIGGQRQLKKACEQYWSGKIDQKELNTVARHIREENWQVQLDANIDLIPCNDFSFYDQMLDMSLLLGAIPERYSPVLSQVKTNTELDLYFAMARGYQKDGLDITAMEMTKWLDTNYHYLVPEFTARQQFRIFSEKVFGELNAAKKLLGDKVKPVLIGPVSYLLLGKEKTHEASGAGTFERIDLIKSLVPVYVEIINRLKQQGAKWIQLDEPCLVLDLSDKEKQAFEFAYRTIAKQTGGVKLLVATYFEALLDNTALAVNLPVAALHVDLVRAPEQLDEILGSIPERMQLSIGIVDGRNVWKNDYARSLDLINRAADKLGSERIIIAPSCSLLHCPIDLELETTIDPEIKNWMAFAKQKLNEIAELRKIIEGNITLLEENKQALDSRRISEKVHKQAVKDRVLAITEADSNRQSAFAVRQQLHRERFRLPLFPTTTIGSFPQTDDIRQLRARFKKGELTSRQYEEQIEQATIQAIRWQEEIGFDVLVHGEFERNDMVEYFGEQLDGFLFTKNGWVQSYGSRCVKPPVIYGDVSRPRDMTVRWTKFAAQQTNQLMKGMLTGPVTILQWSFVRNDQPRNTTTNQIALAIRDEVLALEQAGISIIQIDEAAIREGLPLRKARRHDYLQWAVNAFRLTASGVADQTQIHTHMCYSEFNDIIEHIAAMDADVITIETSRSQMELLQAFAHFKYPNEIGPGVYDIHSPRVPGKDEMLSLLRKAAELLPAENLWVNPDCGLKTRKWPETKAALENMVAAAKAARETA; encoded by the coding sequence ATGCTAACGCAAAATCTCGGCTACCCGCGTATAGGGGGCCAGCGACAATTAAAAAAGGCCTGCGAACAATACTGGTCGGGGAAGATCGACCAGAAAGAATTAAACACAGTCGCACGCCACATCCGTGAAGAAAACTGGCAGGTACAGCTCGATGCAAACATTGACCTTATCCCCTGCAATGATTTCAGTTTTTATGATCAGATGCTCGATATGAGCCTGCTCTTGGGGGCTATTCCTGAGCGTTACTCCCCCGTTCTGTCGCAGGTAAAAACGAACACCGAACTCGATCTGTACTTTGCCATGGCCCGCGGCTATCAAAAGGACGGACTCGACATCACAGCCATGGAAATGACCAAGTGGCTGGATACCAATTATCATTACCTGGTGCCCGAATTTACCGCCCGACAGCAGTTCCGGATCTTTTCTGAAAAGGTATTCGGTGAACTAAACGCCGCAAAGAAGTTGTTGGGCGACAAAGTCAAACCTGTGCTTATCGGACCGGTTAGTTATCTCTTGCTGGGAAAAGAGAAAACGCATGAAGCATCAGGGGCAGGCACATTCGAGCGCATCGATCTCATCAAGTCGCTCGTGCCGGTCTATGTCGAGATCATCAACCGCCTTAAACAGCAGGGCGCCAAATGGATACAACTGGATGAGCCTTGCCTGGTGCTCGACCTGTCCGATAAGGAAAAACAGGCATTCGAGTTTGCTTACCGTACTATTGCTAAGCAGACGGGCGGTGTTAAACTGCTGGTGGCAACCTACTTCGAGGCTTTGCTCGATAACACGGCACTGGCGGTCAACCTGCCGGTGGCTGCGTTGCATGTCGACCTGGTACGTGCGCCTGAACAGCTCGATGAAATTCTCGGATCGATCCCGGAGCGCATGCAGCTGTCGATCGGTATAGTAGACGGCCGCAACGTCTGGAAAAACGATTACGCCAGATCCCTGGACCTTATTAATAGGGCGGCCGATAAGCTCGGCAGCGAGCGCATCATCATTGCGCCGTCCTGCTCGCTGCTGCATTGTCCCATCGATCTGGAACTGGAGACCACCATAGACCCGGAGATCAAAAACTGGATGGCCTTCGCCAAACAGAAGCTGAATGAGATTGCTGAACTCAGAAAGATCATCGAGGGAAACATCACATTGCTGGAAGAGAACAAGCAAGCGCTCGACAGCAGAAGAATTTCCGAAAAGGTTCACAAACAAGCTGTAAAAGACCGCGTCCTCGCCATAACGGAGGCCGATTCTAATCGTCAAAGTGCCTTTGCGGTGCGACAGCAATTGCACCGAGAGCGTTTCAGGCTCCCGCTTTTTCCTACCACCACCATCGGCTCTTTTCCGCAAACAGACGATATCCGTCAGCTGCGTGCCCGCTTCAAGAAAGGCGAACTTACATCCCGGCAATACGAAGAGCAGATCGAACAGGCCACAATCCAGGCCATCCGCTGGCAGGAGGAAATCGGCTTTGATGTGTTGGTGCACGGCGAATTTGAGCGCAACGACATGGTCGAGTACTTCGGCGAGCAGCTCGACGGATTCTTATTTACGAAAAATGGCTGGGTGCAGAGTTACGGCAGCCGCTGTGTAAAGCCGCCGGTCATTTACGGTGACGTGAGCAGACCGCGGGATATGACGGTTCGGTGGACGAAGTTCGCGGCTCAACAAACCAATCAGTTGATGAAAGGCATGCTCACAGGGCCGGTCACCATCCTACAATGGTCCTTCGTGCGCAACGATCAGCCGCGTAACACCACCACCAATCAGATCGCCCTGGCGATCCGCGACGAGGTGCTGGCGCTCGAACAAGCGGGCATCAGCATCATCCAGATCGATGAGGCCGCAATCCGCGAAGGACTACCGCTTCGTAAAGCCAGGCGCCACGATTACCTGCAATGGGCAGTCAACGCCTTCCGGCTCACCGCAAGCGGGGTTGCCGACCAAACACAAATCCATACACACATGTGTTACAGCGAGTTCAACGACATCATCGAACATATTGCGGCCATGGATGCAGACGTCATCACCATCGAAACCTCGCGTTCTCAAATGGAACTGCTGCAGGCCTTTGCCCATTTTAAATACCCCAACGAGATCGGTCCCGGCGTGTACGATATCCACTCACCAAGGGTTCCTGGTAAGGATGAAATGCTTTCGCTGCTCAGAAAAGCAGCAGAGTTACTGCCTGCAGAAAACCTATGGGTAAATCCGGATTGCGGTCTCAAAACCCGCAAATGGCCGGAGACAAAAGCTGCCCTCGAAAACATGGTCGCCGCTGCGAAAGCAGCACGTGAAACCGCTTAA
- a CDS encoding ATP-binding protein → MRKYPIGLQDFGEVISGDYLYIDKTEPIFNLINSGKYYFLSRPRRFGKSLLLSTIKQIFKGNTSLFEGLWIHDQWDWRQKHPVIHLKLSSINYQKLGLYAALSKEMDAQAKAQGVVLEEQDLKDKFKELIEKSSVNGNVVILIDEYDKPVIDYLEDLDTAEENRSVFKAFYSVLKDADEYIRLLLITGVSRFTKISIFSDLNNLRDISLAPEFSTLVGITQAQVEENFSAEIAEMKETEPNIVEKIREWYNGYSWNGVDRVYNPFSLLNFMADRTFSNYWFETGTPTFLIKQIREQQDYNFDKIRVGKSTLGKFDIKNLLSIPLLFQTGYLTVKSYDSEFDAYELGYPNKEVEASLLDNLLSAYREVYPADSQEFTYDLVTALRTNNINGMIEQLNVLISTIPYDHWRAESESIFHIILHLAFKRIGMNVHSEVHSAKGRCDILILTNDFIYVLELKLEGSAEAALEQIIHKGYLDAYKADPRKKTAIGINFSSERRAVQDFKVQQL, encoded by the coding sequence ATGAGGAAGTATCCAATTGGCTTACAGGATTTCGGAGAAGTAATATCAGGCGATTATCTTTACATTGACAAAACTGAACCGATCTTTAATCTGATTAATTCAGGGAAGTACTATTTCCTGAGCCGTCCAAGGCGTTTTGGTAAATCTCTTCTTTTGTCGACCATTAAGCAGATCTTTAAAGGGAATACATCTTTGTTTGAAGGGCTTTGGATACATGACCAATGGGATTGGAGGCAGAAGCATCCGGTAATCCATCTGAAATTAAGCAGTATCAACTACCAAAAACTGGGATTATATGCGGCGCTTAGTAAAGAAATGGATGCACAGGCAAAAGCACAAGGCGTTGTACTTGAAGAACAAGATCTAAAAGACAAATTTAAAGAGCTTATTGAAAAATCCTCAGTAAACGGAAATGTTGTGATCCTTATCGACGAATACGACAAACCCGTTATTGACTACCTCGAAGACCTTGACACCGCTGAAGAGAACCGTTCTGTATTTAAGGCGTTTTATTCGGTATTAAAAGATGCCGATGAATATATCAGGTTATTGCTCATTACCGGGGTTAGCCGTTTTACTAAAATCAGTATTTTTTCTGATTTGAACAATCTTCGTGATATCTCTCTGGCGCCTGAATTTAGCACTTTGGTAGGAATTACCCAGGCGCAGGTGGAAGAGAACTTTAGTGCTGAAATAGCGGAGATGAAGGAAACAGAGCCAAATATTGTTGAAAAGATCAGGGAGTGGTATAACGGATATTCGTGGAATGGAGTGGACAGGGTTTATAATCCCTTTTCCTTGCTCAATTTTATGGCGGACCGGACATTCAGCAATTACTGGTTTGAAACCGGAACGCCGACATTTCTGATAAAGCAGATCAGGGAACAACAGGATTATAACTTTGATAAAATACGCGTTGGCAAAAGTACATTGGGTAAGTTCGATATAAAGAATTTGCTATCAATCCCCTTGTTATTTCAAACCGGGTATTTGACAGTGAAGTCATACGACAGCGAATTTGATGCCTACGAACTGGGTTATCCGAACAAAGAGGTCGAGGCCAGTCTGCTTGATAATCTACTCAGTGCTTATCGGGAAGTCTACCCGGCAGATTCCCAGGAATTTACTTACGACCTGGTGACTGCTCTCCGTACAAATAATATCAATGGAATGATTGAGCAGTTAAACGTGCTGATCTCTACAATTCCGTACGACCATTGGCGGGCGGAGAGTGAATCTATATTTCATATTATCTTACACCTGGCTTTCAAAAGGATCGGGATGAATGTGCACAGTGAAGTACATAGCGCTAAAGGCCGTTGTGACATATTAATTCTTACCAACGATTTTATTTACGTGCTGGAATTGAAACTGGAAGGCAGTGCAGAGGCTGCGTTAGAGCAAATCATCCATAAGGGCTATTTGGATGCCTACAAAGCCGATCCCAGGAAGAAAACCGCAATAGGGATCAACTTCTCATCGGAGAGAAGGGCTGTGCAGGATTTTAAAGTTCAGCAACTTTAG
- a CDS encoding HAMP domain-containing sensor histidine kinase has translation MQAIVRKNEAARQSVEKAATYLIFAASICFIVLFSFSVNFPGFVANPLREFSEAIKAIGRKNYKQRLEFKGNDEFAELAEEFNAMTAQLNRWENSNLAKLQSEKLRIEAIIGQMQDAIIGLNEKKEILFLNKVAGQLLNLDGRDLTGADALELMKKNDLLSSVIQAADDTKPMKIYADGKESYFKLERREILVPVTGEPSENAISASLKTAGEVYVLKNVTEYKELHEAKTNFIATVSHELKTPISSIKMSVKLLDDERVGGMNPEQRQLVQHIKEDCGRLLKITSELLDLSQVETGNLQLNLVRSDPRKVAIYAMDTVRFQAEQKEIELELIGRNDLPKVNMDTEKTAWVLVNFLSNALRYSVPKSRVVVQVIQHGTDIEFSVRDFGKGIDEQYQKRLFDRYFQVPTDGSNKSGSGLGLAISKDFIEAEGGKIWVESAIGEGSRFCFLLPVAE, from the coding sequence ATGCAGGCTATTGTACGAAAAAACGAGGCCGCCCGGCAAAGCGTGGAGAAGGCCGCTACTTATTTGATCTTTGCGGCATCTATTTGCTTTATCGTATTGTTTTCCTTCAGTGTCAACTTTCCGGGCTTTGTGGCTAATCCGCTCCGCGAGTTTTCGGAGGCGATTAAGGCCATAGGCCGCAAGAATTACAAACAGCGTTTAGAGTTTAAGGGAAACGATGAGTTTGCGGAGCTGGCCGAGGAGTTTAATGCCATGACGGCACAGTTGAACAGGTGGGAAAACAGTAATCTGGCTAAGCTTCAGTCGGAAAAGCTCAGGATCGAAGCAATTATTGGTCAGATGCAGGACGCTATTATCGGTTTGAACGAGAAAAAAGAGATCCTGTTCCTGAACAAGGTAGCCGGACAGCTACTGAATTTGGACGGGCGGGACCTTACTGGTGCAGATGCCCTTGAGCTGATGAAAAAGAATGACCTGCTGAGCAGCGTGATACAGGCTGCTGATGATACGAAGCCGATGAAGATCTATGCTGACGGCAAGGAATCATATTTTAAGCTGGAGCGACGTGAGATTCTGGTACCGGTGACTGGCGAACCATCGGAAAATGCCATCAGCGCATCGCTTAAAACAGCAGGCGAGGTGTATGTGCTTAAAAACGTGACGGAGTATAAGGAACTTCACGAGGCGAAAACGAACTTTATCGCTACGGTTTCGCATGAGCTTAAAACGCCGATTTCATCTATCAAGATGAGCGTGAAACTGCTCGACGACGAACGCGTTGGCGGGATGAACCCCGAACAGCGACAGCTGGTGCAACATATCAAAGAAGATTGCGGTCGCCTGCTGAAGATTACCAGTGAACTGCTTGACCTCTCGCAGGTTGAAACAGGCAATCTGCAGCTTAATCTGGTTAGGTCGGACCCCAGAAAGGTGGCCATCTATGCGATGGATACGGTTCGCTTTCAAGCCGAGCAAAAGGAGATCGAGCTGGAGCTGATTGGCCGGAACGATCTGCCGAAAGTTAATATGGATACAGAGAAGACGGCCTGGGTACTGGTCAACTTCCTTTCTAATGCGCTCCGTTACAGTGTACCGAAATCGAGGGTTGTGGTGCAGGTGATCCAGCATGGTACAGATATCGAGTTCTCAGTACGTGATTTTGGTAAGGGGATTGACGAGCAGTATCAGAAACGCTTGTTTGACCGGTATTTCCAGGTGCCGACTGATGGCAGCAACAAATCTGGTTCGGGCCTGGGCCTGGCGATTTCAAAAGATTTTATAGAGGCTGAAGGGGGAAAGATATGGGTGGAAAGCGCCATTGGTGAAGGAAGCAGGTTTTGTTTCCTGCTTCCTGTAGCCGAGTGA
- a CDS encoding MCP four helix bundle domain-containing protein, which translates to MKIKTKLRLGFGFLFLVVIFFGAVSLHYMNKISVSARVILKDNYESLRYAREIRSILDDNDLPLSAAAVEKLKMQLELEQQKITEPGEAKAVADLSGAFTALTRPGSVQSAQRSALRQMHLQLRS; encoded by the coding sequence ATGAAAATAAAAACTAAACTTCGCCTGGGATTCGGATTCCTGTTCCTCGTGGTGATCTTCTTTGGTGCGGTGTCGCTGCACTATATGAATAAGATTTCAGTAAGCGCAAGGGTGATCCTGAAAGACAATTACGAGAGCTTACGGTATGCCCGGGAGATCAGAAGTATACTGGATGACAATGACCTGCCGCTTTCCGCCGCAGCGGTTGAGAAGCTTAAGATGCAGCTTGAATTGGAGCAGCAAAAAATCACAGAGCCGGGTGAAGCTAAAGCCGTGGCAGACCTTTCTGGCGCCTTCACAGCGCTTACCCGCCCCGGGTCTGTGCAGTCGGCCCAAAGATCAGCACTTCGCCAGATGCACCTGCAATTGAGGAGTTGA
- a CDS encoding response regulator yields MQDSVLIIDDEKKLCGLLARIIELEGFRVFQAYTGKDGLKVLKSEDIQVVVSDVKLPDYRSPWIVLYVQRSHEQGDRIKLDLQRHLINNFKLAIELGAEVLKIKSEDVTETITRIAAEKEVTTICIGKPHLNLFQVILRTAIFNRLLKNISETETDLVILS; encoded by the coding sequence ATGCAAGACAGCGTATTGATCATTGATGATGAAAAAAAATTGTGCGGCCTGCTGGCGCGGATCATCGAGCTTGAGGGTTTCCGTGTCTTTCAGGCCTATACTGGAAAGGATGGACTAAAGGTATTGAAGTCGGAGGATATCCAGGTTGTGGTTAGTGATGTGAAGCTGCCCGATTACCGCTCGCCCTGGATTGTGCTGTATGTGCAGCGAAGTCATGAGCAGGGCGACCGGATAAAACTGGACCTGCAGCGGCATCTGATCAACAATTTTAAACTGGCGATTGAGCTGGGTGCGGAGGTGCTGAAGATAAAAAGTGAGGATGTAACGGAGACCATCACCAGAATAGCGGCTGAAAAGGAGGTGACAACGATCTGTATCGGGAAGCCGCACCTTAATTTGTTTCAGGTGATTTTGAGGACTGCAATATTCAACCGACTTTTAAAAAATATTTCGGAAACGGAAACTGATCTGGTTATCCTTTCTTAA
- a CDS encoding sigma-70 family RNA polymerase sigma factor yields MYISCRSACLDYLDSLKVRTQAQERYRTHLESAGDTALYDVIQSEVLDLVNQEIEELPEKMRVVFKMLYVDDKSTAEIAEELGLSVQTVRNQKTKAIELIRNALARKGVSSALQLAFLLFVDGK; encoded by the coding sequence TTGTACATCAGTTGCCGGAGCGCCTGCCTGGACTACCTGGACAGTCTGAAAGTGAGAACCCAGGCGCAGGAAAGATACCGGACACACCTGGAGTCGGCCGGCGATACCGCATTGTACGATGTTATCCAGTCGGAGGTACTCGACCTGGTAAACCAGGAAATTGAAGAGCTGCCCGAAAAAATGCGGGTCGTTTTTAAAATGCTGTATGTTGACGACAAGTCTACCGCCGAAATTGCAGAAGAACTCGGCTTATCGGTGCAGACGGTACGCAATCAGAAAACCAAAGCAATCGAACTGATCAGAAATGCCTTAGCCAGGAAGGGCGTTTCCAGTGCGCTGCAGCTTGCGTTTTTGCTTTTTGTAGATGGGAAGTGA
- a CDS encoding RNA polymerase sigma factor: MITTKTGQEDYWIERLKDGDNTALAHFFELHSRPLTYFAGRLLGDGAEAEDVVSKCFLKVWEKRGSFKTPQNIKRSCTSVAGAPAWTTWTV; encoded by the coding sequence ATGATAACGACAAAAACCGGCCAGGAGGACTATTGGATTGAGCGCCTGAAGGATGGCGACAATACCGCACTTGCGCACTTTTTTGAACTGCATAGTCGGCCGCTGACCTATTTTGCCGGTCGCTTGCTGGGCGATGGTGCAGAGGCGGAAGATGTGGTATCAAAGTGTTTCCTTAAAGTATGGGAAAAACGAGGGTCTTTTAAAACGCCACAAAACATCAAGCGTTCTTGTACATCAGTTGCCGGAGCGCCTGCCTGGACTACCTGGACAGTCTGA
- a CDS encoding thioredoxin family protein — MTFQQYLEYFQGILNDPNAPAPYNNIDYLDYTKMNWARQNRWLKTGVLSLPLADKVAAIDKPQNWIVITEPWCGDASHLVPFIHKLSELNPLISIDYQLRDSEPFLIEQYLTNGGKAIPKFIIRDESDADLMNWGPRPAPCQQLYLRLKEENLDFNTMKIELQKWYNEDKGQTFQSELLESLTSFAEVSG; from the coding sequence ATGACTTTCCAACAGTACCTGGAATATTTTCAGGGTATCCTGAATGATCCGAACGCACCTGCACCATACAACAATATTGACTATCTGGACTATACCAAAATGAACTGGGCACGGCAAAACCGATGGCTTAAAACCGGGGTACTGAGTTTACCTTTGGCCGATAAAGTTGCGGCTATTGACAAACCTCAAAACTGGATCGTCATCACAGAACCCTGGTGTGGTGATGCCTCGCACCTCGTTCCTTTTATTCATAAACTCAGTGAATTGAATCCCTTGATCAGCATCGATTATCAGCTGAGGGATTCGGAGCCCTTTCTGATAGAGCAGTATCTGACAAACGGAGGCAAGGCGATCCCGAAGTTTATCATTCGCGACGAAAGCGATGCGGATTTGATGAACTGGGGACCAAGGCCCGCGCCATGTCAGCAACTATACCTGCGCCTAAAGGAGGAAAACTTGGATTTTAACACGATGAAGATTGAATTGCAGAAGTGGTACAATGAAGACAAAGGGCAGACCTTTCAGTCGGAATTGCTGGAATCCCTTACCAGTTTTGCCGAAGTATCAGGTTAG
- a CDS encoding DUF6266 family protein produces MGILHLGPFGGISGKTGPLVGRRVNNKNVITGLHHSGNQRSTSEQAEYQAKLKLLMQFFSGITPLINKGFADFRKDNNAVNAAFAYNFEKAFVGHSNPPVLNYPALVYSRGNIYGPLMPRVEPAAGGLLFSWKEEPSNPYCYREDSGTFVVYNATRNLFQTRISAATRGNLSYLLELPAIFLADELHCYMNFNDLFNNITGTSFYVGRIH; encoded by the coding sequence ATGGGTATTTTACATTTAGGTCCATTTGGCGGAATTTCCGGAAAGACCGGCCCACTGGTAGGGCGCAGGGTAAATAACAAAAACGTGATCACCGGTCTGCACCATTCCGGCAACCAACGCTCAACATCTGAGCAGGCGGAATATCAGGCCAAACTAAAACTGCTCATGCAGTTCTTCTCCGGAATTACCCCACTGATCAATAAAGGTTTCGCTGATTTCAGGAAAGACAACAATGCTGTAAATGCCGCTTTTGCCTATAACTTTGAGAAAGCGTTTGTCGGGCACAGCAATCCGCCGGTGCTCAATTACCCGGCCTTGGTGTATAGCCGCGGAAACATCTATGGTCCGCTGATGCCCAGGGTAGAACCAGCGGCTGGGGGACTGCTGTTCAGTTGGAAAGAGGAACCCTCAAACCCTTACTGTTACCGGGAAGACAGCGGCACTTTTGTCGTTTACAACGCTACGAGAAACCTGTTTCAAACCCGTATATCGGCAGCAACCAGGGGCAATCTGAGTTATCTTTTAGAATTGCCTGCCATCTTTCTGGCAGATGAGTTGCACTGCTACATGAATTTTAACGACTTATTTAACAACATTACTGGCACCAGCTTTTATGTTGGCCGGATTCACTGA
- a CDS encoding outer membrane beta-barrel protein gives MKKQLLTAAAVMLSLAGIAQTKGTSALGFRVSSQKTNSDVNGSYSLEDTNMDFALSYGRFIKHNAKLGVQLSFGTGKESTSTTTLSAETKRYGIDVDYQHYFPVFKSLYLYAGGRGGYSHVKESLSGNTPGNNPDNTGNMYRLSANGGLTWFISKRFALETELLSAGGSYYKLNNGQNTNTLEYESFSFDVSTGGLINDMSFKIYFLF, from the coding sequence ATGAAAAAACAATTACTCACTGCTGCGGCAGTAATGCTCTCCCTGGCAGGGATTGCTCAAACCAAAGGGACCAGCGCGCTGGGTTTCAGAGTATCGTCCCAGAAAACTAATAGCGATGTTAATGGATCGTATAGCTTAGAAGACACAAACATGGACTTTGCCTTAAGCTATGGGAGGTTTATTAAACACAACGCTAAACTGGGTGTTCAACTGTCTTTCGGTACCGGGAAAGAGTCGACCAGTACGACAACCCTTAGTGCAGAAACAAAGCGATACGGGATTGATGTGGATTACCAGCACTATTTTCCGGTTTTTAAATCATTGTATTTGTATGCAGGCGGTCGCGGCGGTTATAGCCATGTGAAAGAAAGTCTGAGCGGAAATACGCCTGGTAATAACCCAGATAATACAGGTAATATGTATCGCTTAAGCGCAAACGGCGGACTTACCTGGTTCATATCTAAACGTTTTGCACTGGAAACAGAATTGCTTTCTGCGGGAGGTAGCTATTATAAGCTAAATAACGGGCAAAACACTAATACTTTAGAATACGAGAGTTTTTCGTTTGATGTATCTACCGGCGGACTGATTAATGACATGTCATTCAAGATTTATTTCCTTTTTTAA